The DNA segment ACCTTATTATCTTTACCGACTCAAGCATTTCTAAAATTCTGCACGCAGTCTTTGCGAAAACATCGCCATCCTGAAGCACGATAGGCTTCCAGACACCAGCCTCGAAAGCGGGACCATAAGCATCAAACGGGTCATCTCGCCTTACATCATGGTCAACTCCCGACGGTCGCGATGTCGGACCTACCGCCGAATACTGAATAGCATCCTCATAAGTAAGCACGCCAACACCTTTAAGCCTCTTGTGAAGAACCGGGTCATCAAGAGCAACGCCTAAAAACATCTTCAACGCCTTCTCAACCTCATCCATAGCCTTCATAGTGAAGTCCATCGCCTCATCGGAGAAATCACGCCTTACACCACCCGCTTTAAACATCGCATAATGGTTCCTGTTACCCGTCAACCTTTCAAGCGAATCCAGCACGAGCTCTCTGTACTTCCACGCCCACATGAACACGGTATTATATCCAATGAAATGTCCCGCCAACCCAAGCCATAGAAGGTGACTATGAATTCTTTCAAGCTCTCCTACTACAGGTCTAATGTATTGCGCTCTTGGCGGCGCTTCCATGTCCAGTATATCCTCCATAGCAAGCACGCAGGCATAAGGATGGCTCGTTGAACAAATACCACATATTCGTTCTATAAGATACGGCACCTGATCCCAGGTTAACCCTTGAGAAAGCTTTTCTATTCCCCTATGATTCCAGCCTATTCTAAGGTCAACATCCACCACAGTCTCACCATCGACCCTGAGCACGAAAAGCTCCGGCTCTTCAAGCAGCGGGTGAAAAGGTCCTATTGGTATTATGGTTTCCTTCATATTTTATCTCCTGCTTTTTTCAAATTTACATTTCACAAGTCTCATCAGGATTGGGTGGCTCGTTAATATATGGTTTAAATCCCTCGACCTCACGCTGTGGATAGTCGCACCTGAAAGGATAAAGCCCCTCGGGAAAATCATCCGCTATAAGCAGCTTTCGTGGATCGGGGTGCCCCTCAAATTTCACTCCGAAAAAGTCCATTATCTCTCGCTCTATCCATTCGGCAGCCTTGAAAACCGCCCCGACAGACTTAGTAACCAGGTCAGGACGCGGAGCGAGCGTTTTAAGGTTAACCATCATCTGGTCGTGGTCGAGGTAAAAGTGATAAATAATCTCTACACCTTGTGGCGTATCTATAGCGGATGCCGTGCAAAGCCGCCCACCCATATCGTAAAATATCGTTCTCGCCGCATCCTGAACATCATCCCTATCAACGAAAAGATATATTCGTCTCTTCCTTGGTTGCTCTATGCTTTTTATCATATCGCCGAGTTTCTCTTTAAGAACATCTATTATAAGTTTATCGGGCATCTTGCCTCCTTGGGCATAACTCAAACTTTTACTTTCTTTTTCTTAAGATTGTCCAGGAATTTGATAGCTTTGACAACGCTCGATATTATCGCTTCAGGTTTTGGTGGACACCCGGGAACATAAACCACTATGGCATTGGGGTCTATCTCTTTTATCACTCTGTCGACGGGACCAGCCATGTTGTAGCTTCGCCTGAAGAAATTTCCTGAAACTGCACAAGAACCAATAGCGAACACCACGCACGGTTTGGGAGTTTGCCTGTATGCCTCTTGTAATCTTGGCTTTATCTGCCTGTTAACCATTCCCGTAACAAGCAAAGCATCAGCGTGACGAGGACTTCCCACAAGAACTATGCCGAACCGCTCGACATCAAATCTTGGCGTAAGAATATCGAGAATCTCAATATCACAATTGTTACATGGCGAACACGCCAAGTGATAAACCCATATTGATCTTTTTAATGAGCCAATTTTCAATGACATAGCTTCTTCTCCTTACTCTTATTAATAGCCAACACGCATAAATATAAAAGCTATAATGGAAATTAAAGTCATCC comes from the bacterium genome and includes:
- a CDS encoding nickel-dependent hydrogenase large subunit, with product MKETIIPIGPFHPLLEEPELFVLRVDGETVVDVDLRIGWNHRGIEKLSQGLTWDQVPYLIERICGICSTSHPYACVLAMEDILDMEAPPRAQYIRPVVGELERIHSHLLWLGLAGHFIGYNTVFMWAWKYRELVLDSLERLTGNRNHYAMFKAGGVRRDFSDEAMDFTMKAMDEVEKALKMFLGVALDDPVLHKRLKGVGVLTYEDAIQYSAVGPTSRPSGVDHDVRRDDPFDAYGPAFEAGVWKPIVLQDGDVFAKTACRILEMLESVKIIRWCIENMPDGEIDAGVTEIPPGEGCGHYEAPRGEVFHYMRSDGTGYPVRHKVRAPTYNNLPTYKATCPGAHIADVTLITASIDPCYCCTERVGIVDKYNNYRSVKQEYLTKLSVEKTLALKRDLGLITWDPYAKLLK
- a CDS encoding hydrogenase — its product is MSLKIGSLKRSIWVYHLACSPCNNCDIEILDILTPRFDVERFGIVLVGSPRHADALLVTGMVNRQIKPRLQEAYRQTPKPCVVFAIGSCAVSGNFFRRSYNMAGPVDRVIKEIDPNAIVVYVPGCPPKPEAIISSVVKAIKFLDNLKKKKVKV
- a CDS encoding NADH-quinone oxidoreductase subunit C, encoding MPDKLIIDVLKEKLGDMIKSIEQPRKRRIYLFVDRDDVQDAARTIFYDMGGRLCTASAIDTPQGVEIIYHFYLDHDQMMVNLKTLAPRPDLVTKSVGAVFKAAEWIEREIMDFFGVKFEGHPDPRKLLIADDFPEGLYPFRCDYPQREVEGFKPYINEPPNPDETCEM